The sequence CTTTTGCAATAACGTCATTTACGTTTGCAACAGCTTTTAAACAGCCTTTTCCGAGGTAACGGCTTTTATCGCCATCACGTAATTCCAGTGCTTCGTTTTCGCCGGTTGACGCTCCTGATGGAACAGCCGCACGGCCAAAAGCACCACTTTCGAGTGTTACATCAACTTCAACAGTTGGGTTACCACGAGAATCGATAATCTCTCTTGCTTTTACGTCGCTAATTAACATTGTAAGTAGTTTTTATTTATTTAACTTGATTATATTGCTAGTGCAATTACTGCAAAGTAAACGTCGTGACGCTTAAATTGTTTCACGAAATTACGAAGATTAACGAATAGTTTACTCCTTTTTTATGTGAATTTAAGATCATTAAATTGGTTTACAATAAAATGCGTTTAGCGTGCAATTATTCTTAAGTGCTGAAATCAATATGGATGTCCTTTTTTGAATGTGCCCGAACTTCACCTGAATTTAGTTCAGGATCTCATTATGATTGACTTTTTTAAGAGAAACAAGATGCTGAATCAAGTTCAGCATGACGTGAAAATGGAAGGAGAGGAGCTTGCCTAAATTTCGTTGTTATCTTTCAGAATATCATAAACAAGTGCAGTGGCATCGCCAACAACTTTGCGGCAAATAATTTTGTGGTGTTTGCGGTCTTTTACCTGGGCTTCGGTAGCATGTTTAATTAATAGCTGGCGGCAATTTGTAGTTCCGTGAATATCTTCGACAAGCTTACTTAATTCACGAACTTTTTTGTAGCTGTTTAACTTGGTATCCATGTCTTTAGGCTCCTCATTGCCAAATGCCAGTCCCATAACCATAAAACCACCTGTTACAGCTCCGCAGGTTTCGCGCAAACGTCCCATGCCACCGCCAAAAGTCGCCGAAATACGCTTGGCCATGGTTTTGTCTAACTTAAAATGATCGGCAAAAGCAAGTAACACCGATTGCGAACAAGCATAACCTTCATCGAAATGTTTTAGTGCCTCTTCAATGATAAATTCTTTTGTAGTATTAATTTTCATTTGCACATATGATTAAAAAGAAAGGCACAAAGCTAGAGATTTCTCCTAAACTTTGTGCCTTTAGTTCTATTTTTTTTCACAACAAATTGTTGCGAATGGTATCTTAATTAAGCTTGCGAAACTGCTACTGCAACAGCAACAGAAGCACCAACCATTGGATTGTTACCCATTCCGATCAATCCCATCATCTCAACATGAGCAGGAACTGAAGAAGAACCGGCGAACTGAGCATCAGAGTGCATACGTCCCATAGTGTCAGTCATACCGTATGAAGCAGGACCGGCAGCCATGTTGTCCGGGTGAAGCGTACGACCAGTACCACCACCAGAAGCAACAGAGAAGTATTTTTTACCTTGCTCTAAACATTCTTTTTTGTACGTACCTGCAACAGGATGCTGGAAACGAGTTGGGTTAGTTGAGTTACCTGTAATCGATACATCAACACCTTCTTTATGAAGAATGGCAACACCTTCGCGAACATCGTCGGCACCGTAGCAGTTTACATCGCCACGAGTACCTTCAGAGTATTTCTTACGGCTAACTTCAACAACTTCGCCTGTAGCGTAGTCGAATTTAGTTTGAACGTAAGTAAAACCGTTAATA comes from uncultured Draconibacterium sp. and encodes:
- a CDS encoding GGGtGRT protein, which produces MPLFESYDRRIKQIEAVLNSYGISSVEEAKQICDDKGVDVYNVVKDTQPIAFENAMWAYIVGAAIAIKKGQTEASEIAATLGEGLQAFCIPGSVADDRKVGIGHGNLAAMLLREETKCFALLAGHESFAAAEGAIKIANFANRVRKEPLRVILNGLGKDAAKIISRINGFTYVQTKFDYATGEVVEVSRKKYSEGTRGDVNCYGADDVREGVAILHKEGVDVSITGNSTNPTRFQHPVAGTYKKECLEQGKKYFSVASGGGTGRTLHPDNMAAGPASYGMTDTMGRMHSDAQFAGSSSVPAHVEMMGLIGMGNNPMVGASVAVAVAVSQA
- a CDS encoding C-GCAxxG-C-C family protein — protein: MKINTTKEFIIEEALKHFDEGYACSQSVLLAFADHFKLDKTMAKRISATFGGGMGRLRETCGAVTGGFMVMGLAFGNEEPKDMDTKLNSYKKVRELSKLVEDIHGTTNCRQLLIKHATEAQVKDRKHHKIICRKVVGDATALVYDILKDNNEI